The following coding sequences lie in one Paenibacillus durus ATCC 35681 genomic window:
- a CDS encoding winged helix-turn-helix transcriptional regulator — translation MIKFRNQEYACTSEITLGLISGKWKILILSYLSHKTCRFNELQKLMPETTQKMLTLQLRELEKDGLIIRKVYAVAPPKVEYMLSELGRQLIPILTQLCKFGADYVDSFPFDDSVARDQHA, via the coding sequence ATGATCAAATTCAGAAACCAGGAGTACGCGTGCACATCTGAAATTACGCTCGGGCTCATCAGCGGGAAATGGAAAATTTTGATCCTGAGTTATTTGTCACACAAGACCTGCCGTTTCAACGAATTGCAGAAGCTGATGCCCGAGACAACGCAAAAAATGCTGACCCTGCAATTGCGGGAGCTTGAGAAAGACGGGCTTATTATCCGAAAAGTGTACGCCGTTGCGCCGCCCAAGGTTGAATACATGCTCTCCGAGCTGGGCCGGCAGCTGATTCCGATTTTGACCCAATTATGCAAATTCGGTGCGGATTACGTTGACAGCTTTCCGTTCGACGATTCCGTTGCTCGCGATCAGCACGCCTGA
- a CDS encoding Acg family FMN-binding oxidoreductase: protein MSKGYKITRIVILSAVVVLALLVLALFTASGVQKKAEYLDPWKRDYAKQFEDPRLQLVAHGLLAANSHNLQPWKIRLDRQNPQLFYLYTDNERLALETDPLARQTLVSQGTFLEYMRVAGEQLGYPVKIVLFPDGEYDEQHLSESMERKPVAKITLSKAIPQNNPLYEFMFLPDTNRMAYRPDEVTPAQIRKLSATDTEQDLILTILNDKADIENFGALGLEGTVIETGLQRMNDESAGIFRSNEYQKNKYRFGFSFEGQGTTGWKKHLMQGLITIIPSFNNEEAAAKLAVQAAQTAAGHTPAYALILSKDNSRTSQVKAGMLYSRLVLTTHEEGLVMQPISQVLEEYPEMHEAYSKVHREYAKAGETIQFLVRLGKPTQDTPLSMRQGVMDLISE from the coding sequence ATGAGCAAGGGCTACAAAATAACGAGGATCGTAATCCTGTCTGCCGTTGTTGTGCTCGCCCTGCTGGTCTTGGCCTTGTTCACTGCCAGCGGCGTGCAAAAGAAGGCCGAATATCTCGATCCCTGGAAGCGGGATTATGCCAAGCAGTTCGAGGACCCGCGATTGCAGCTCGTCGCTCATGGATTATTGGCCGCGAACAGCCACAACCTGCAGCCATGGAAGATCCGTTTGGACCGGCAGAACCCGCAGCTGTTCTACCTTTACACCGACAACGAACGGCTCGCGCTGGAAACGGACCCCTTAGCCCGGCAAACGCTGGTTTCACAGGGCACCTTTTTGGAATATATGCGGGTAGCCGGCGAGCAGTTGGGATATCCCGTCAAGATCGTGCTGTTCCCGGATGGGGAGTACGATGAACAGCATTTAAGCGAGAGTATGGAACGGAAGCCGGTGGCGAAGATTACGCTGTCCAAGGCGATCCCGCAAAATAATCCGCTTTATGAATTCATGTTCTTGCCGGATACGAACCGAATGGCTTACCGTCCGGATGAAGTAACGCCGGCTCAAATCCGGAAGCTGAGCGCAACCGACACGGAGCAAGACCTGATTCTAACCATCCTGAACGATAAAGCGGATATCGAGAACTTTGGAGCCTTAGGTTTGGAGGGTACGGTCATCGAAACCGGATTGCAGCGGATGAATGACGAGTCAGCCGGGATCTTCCGTTCCAATGAGTATCAGAAAAATAAATACCGTTTTGGATTTTCTTTCGAAGGCCAGGGAACCACGGGATGGAAAAAGCATCTGATGCAAGGATTAATTACGATTATTCCATCCTTTAACAATGAGGAGGCTGCGGCCAAACTGGCCGTCCAAGCGGCCCAAACCGCAGCCGGCCATACTCCGGCATATGCCTTGATCCTTAGCAAGGATAACAGCCGGACCAGCCAGGTTAAGGCGGGGATGCTGTACAGCAGGCTCGTGCTTACCACGCATGAGGAAGGACTCGTGATGCAGCCGATCAGCCAAGTGTTAGAGGAATATCCTGAAATGCATGAGGCTTACAGCAAAGTTCATAGAGAATATGCGAAGGCGGGTGAAACGATCCAGTTCCTGGTGCGCTTAGGCAAACCGACACAAGATACCCCGCTTAGCATGAGGCAGGGGGTTATGGATTTGATCTCGGAATAA
- a CDS encoding SDR family NAD(P)-dependent oxidoreductase, with amino-acid sequence MDLSLKGKKAIVTGGSKGIGLATAIVLAGEGADVAIIARTLEALQAAARHIYEATGKEPLVIQADISSEEGARRAVETAGAHFGGVDILINNAGTSAAKPFEEVDADSWDADLDLKLLGAVHCARAAIPYMRKAGGGAIVNVTAVKGKAPSAASLPTSVSRAAGLALTKAMSKDLAGAGIRVNAVCIGLIRSDQIERKWKQAAPNLSWEEFSADPRHGIPLGRIGDAEEAAKVIAFLVSDAASYVTGTSVNIDGGSSAVL; translated from the coding sequence ATGGACCTGAGTTTAAAGGGGAAAAAAGCAATAGTGACCGGCGGCAGCAAGGGAATCGGCCTGGCTACGGCGATCGTTCTGGCCGGTGAAGGTGCGGATGTGGCGATCATCGCCCGAACGCTGGAGGCGCTTCAGGCAGCCGCACGCCATATATATGAAGCAACTGGAAAGGAACCGCTGGTCATTCAGGCAGATATCTCGTCGGAGGAGGGCGCCCGGCGGGCGGTTGAGACGGCCGGAGCGCATTTTGGAGGCGTCGACATCCTGATCAATAATGCCGGAACCTCAGCGGCCAAGCCGTTCGAGGAAGTGGACGCCGATTCCTGGGACGCCGACCTTGACCTGAAGCTGCTGGGCGCGGTGCACTGCGCGCGGGCGGCGATACCGTATATGCGGAAGGCTGGAGGCGGAGCTATCGTCAATGTCACCGCCGTTAAAGGCAAGGCTCCATCCGCCGCTTCTCTGCCAACGTCGGTCAGCCGCGCCGCCGGCCTCGCGTTGACCAAAGCGATGAGCAAGGATTTGGCCGGGGCGGGCATTCGCGTCAACGCGGTATGTATCGGCCTCATCCGAAGCGACCAAATCGAGCGGAAATGGAAGCAGGCCGCTCCTAACTTAAGCTGGGAGGAATTCTCGGCCGACCCGCGCCACGGCATTCCTCTTGGGAGAATCGGCGATGCGGAAGAGGCGGCTAAGGTGATCGCGTTCCTGGTATCTGATGCGGCGTCATATGTTACCGGAACGTCCGTCAATATCGACGGAGGCTCTTCAGCGGTGCTGTAA
- the ytfJ gene encoding GerW family sporulation protein: protein MSEQIHQLLENVLPNLKGIIDAESVIGEPIQTPDGTVVIPICRTNFGLVAGGTEFRGSGSSVLPFGGGIGAGVSVTPVAFLIIGPSGVQTVSLDSPKDIYSRILDLSPQLLDKLKSLLDRQP, encoded by the coding sequence ATGTCTGAGCAAATTCATCAATTGCTGGAGAACGTATTGCCTAATCTGAAAGGCATTATCGATGCAGAGTCCGTTATCGGAGAACCGATCCAGACACCGGATGGTACCGTTGTGATCCCCATTTGCCGAACGAACTTTGGATTAGTGGCCGGGGGCACCGAATTCAGAGGCTCTGGTTCTTCAGTGCTGCCGTTTGGAGGAGGTATCGGAGCGGGCGTGTCCGTCACTCCCGTCGCGTTTCTCATTATCGGTCCTTCCGGAGTCCAGACGGTATCGCTTGATTCCCCCAAAGACATATACAGCCGCATTCTTGATCTGAGTCCGCAGCTGCTCGATAAGTTGAAAAGCTTGTTGGACCGGCAACCCTGA
- a CDS encoding extracellular solute-binding protein → MRNSIRSVPLLLTLSILLFLSACSQRNERSDSNPSTSNPTETGASSGAAIYPIRTDKTLSYWLQSPTTLKPSVQDVPFYQTWQKRTGVKIQFAEVSSAQAKESFSTLLSSGNLPDIIEYNWLNAPGGPEKVLNDGYILRLNDLIDQYAPNLKKYLKDHPELDKMVKTDNGDYYAFPFLKEGGMTQQWAGPVLRKDWLAELKLDVPATIDEWHTVLTAFKEKKGSAAPLSLGSQTNPLQGFLDGAFIGAFGVIRDFYVDDAGQVQYGPLQPGYKQFLTTISQWYKEGLLDRNFTQTDRKALDANMTSSGSGATVSSGASIDRWEKALAGQDPNAKFVFAPYPVLKKGDTPKFGQLAWPYGAEASAAISAKSKNPELAVQVLDYAYGEEGYRFFNYGTEGETYTLENGKPKLTNLITNNPDKLSYVEALALYTHTVNPGPYVESRELIDNLAVTNEDHNYDIWKTDNLKHVLPPVTITAENSSEYARIMSDVNTLVDETTLKIILGVEPINAYEDFVKELESLHIKRAIEIQQAAYDRFQQR, encoded by the coding sequence ATGAGAAATTCAATTCGATCCGTCCCGCTGCTGCTGACTCTATCCATCCTGTTGTTCTTGTCTGCTTGTTCTCAGCGCAATGAACGCTCCGACTCCAACCCGTCGACGTCCAATCCAACGGAAACCGGGGCGAGCAGCGGCGCTGCCATCTATCCGATCCGGACCGATAAGACGTTAAGCTATTGGCTGCAGTCGCCAACCACGCTAAAACCGAGCGTCCAGGATGTCCCCTTTTATCAGACATGGCAGAAACGGACCGGTGTGAAGATTCAATTCGCCGAGGTATCGAGCGCGCAGGCGAAGGAGTCGTTCAGCACGCTGCTCTCTTCCGGCAACCTGCCCGACATTATCGAATATAACTGGCTGAATGCGCCGGGAGGTCCGGAGAAAGTGCTGAACGACGGTTACATTTTGAGACTGAACGACTTGATAGACCAGTACGCCCCCAACCTGAAGAAATATCTGAAGGATCACCCGGAACTTGACAAGATGGTGAAAACAGACAACGGCGATTACTATGCGTTTCCTTTTCTCAAGGAAGGAGGAATGACCCAGCAGTGGGCGGGACCCGTGCTGCGCAAGGATTGGCTGGCGGAATTGAAGCTGGACGTGCCCGCGACAATCGATGAATGGCATACCGTGCTGACAGCCTTCAAGGAGAAAAAAGGATCGGCCGCACCGCTTTCCCTCGGCAGCCAGACGAATCCGCTGCAGGGATTTCTCGACGGCGCGTTCATCGGAGCATTCGGCGTCATCCGCGATTTCTATGTCGACGACGCCGGCCAAGTGCAGTATGGTCCGCTTCAGCCAGGATACAAGCAGTTCCTGACGACGATCAGCCAGTGGTACAAGGAAGGGCTGCTGGACCGAAACTTTACCCAAACCGACCGCAAGGCGCTCGACGCCAATATGACGTCCTCGGGTTCCGGGGCCACGGTATCTTCCGGCGCGAGCATCGATCGATGGGAGAAAGCCCTTGCCGGTCAGGATCCGAATGCCAAGTTCGTTTTCGCGCCCTATCCGGTTCTGAAGAAAGGCGATACGCCGAAGTTCGGGCAGCTGGCATGGCCTTACGGGGCGGAAGCCAGTGCGGCAATATCCGCCAAGAGCAAAAACCCTGAACTCGCTGTACAGGTGCTTGATTATGCATACGGGGAAGAGGGCTACCGCTTTTTCAACTATGGTACGGAAGGCGAGACCTATACACTGGAGAACGGCAAGCCGAAGCTGACGAATCTGATCACAAACAACCCGGACAAGCTGTCCTACGTCGAAGCGCTCGCTCTCTATACCCACACGGTCAACCCGGGTCCCTATGTAGAATCCCGGGAGTTGATCGACAACCTGGCCGTGACGAATGAGGATCACAACTATGACATCTGGAAGACCGACAACCTGAAGCACGTCCTCCCGCCAGTGACGATCACAGCGGAGAATTCGAGCGAGTATGCGCGCATCATGAGCGATGTGAATACGCTGGTCGACGAGACCACGCTGAAGATTATTCTCGGAGTGGAACCGATCAATGCCTATGAAGACTTCGTGAAGGAGCTCGAGTCGCTTCATATCAAACGGGCCATCGAAATCCAGCAAGCCGCGTATGACCGCTTCCAGCAAAGGTAG
- a CDS encoding carbohydrate ABC transporter permease — protein MRLSDRLLDVVVYTLLAVLIAVTLYPLLYVLFASLSDGDRLLAHRGLLWKPLGFVTFAYERALSNPAVWTGYWNTIRLVAGGVVLNLTMTILGAYVLSRRNVLWNKVLMIFVVVTMFFSGGMIPFYLVVKQLGLMNTLWALLLPFAVNTFHLIIMRTAFLALPPSLEESAQIDGAGHLTMLTRIVVPLSMPVIAVILLYTAVDKWNMWFFPSMFIQDRTLYPLQLVLREILINNQTDTISSGTGVGEAQKIGETIKYATIIIATVPVLFVYPFLQRFFVKGALVGSIKG, from the coding sequence ATGCGCTTATCCGATCGTTTGTTGGACGTTGTCGTCTATACGCTGCTGGCGGTACTTATCGCGGTCACCTTATATCCGCTTCTCTATGTGCTCTTCGCTTCACTCAGCGACGGGGATCGGCTGCTTGCCCACCGGGGGCTTCTCTGGAAGCCTCTCGGATTCGTCACATTTGCGTACGAGCGTGCTTTATCCAACCCGGCCGTCTGGACGGGTTACTGGAACACAATCCGGCTGGTCGCCGGCGGGGTCGTCCTAAATTTGACGATGACCATTTTAGGGGCTTACGTCCTGTCAAGGCGCAACGTGCTGTGGAATAAGGTTCTGATGATTTTCGTGGTCGTGACGATGTTCTTCAGCGGAGGCATGATTCCGTTCTATCTGGTCGTAAAGCAGCTTGGCCTGATGAACACGTTATGGGCGCTTCTTCTTCCGTTCGCAGTGAACACGTTCCACCTCATCATTATGAGAACGGCCTTTCTAGCACTGCCTCCCAGCCTGGAGGAATCCGCCCAGATCGACGGTGCCGGCCACCTTACGATGTTGACGAGGATTGTCGTGCCACTCTCCATGCCTGTGATTGCCGTCATCCTGCTTTATACGGCTGTCGACAAATGGAACATGTGGTTTTTCCCATCGATGTTCATCCAGGATCGTACGCTGTATCCGCTCCAGCTCGTGCTCCGCGAAATTCTCATTAACAATCAGACGGATACGATCTCCTCCGGCACCGGCGTGGGGGAAGCGCAAAAAATCGGCGAAACGATCAAATACGCGACGATCATCATCGCCACCGTGCCTGTGCTGTTCGTGTATCCGTTCCTTCAACGCTTTTTCGTCAAAGGTGCTTTGGTCGGTTCGATCAAGGGGTGA
- a CDS encoding ABC transporter permease, whose protein sequence is MALPIVGYYIVFFYWPMVGAVIAFQNFSPMKGIWGSEWVGLDHFYAFVNGHYFWRLLRNTLLLSAYSLLFEFTAPLLLALLINEVRSRLFRNVVQTVAYMPYFVSLIVVCGIVKDLTRSDGLVNLVYTFISGTDGQDMLQQPGLFRGVYVLSEIWQRAGWESIIYMAALTAIDPKQYEAARIDGASRLRQMWSITLPGLAPTIIIMLILRLGNMLEVGYEKIILLYNPVTYETADVISTFVYRKGLIDFDWSFSSAVGLFNSVINLAILLFANALSRRVSRNSLW, encoded by the coding sequence ATGGCGCTTCCCATCGTGGGTTACTACATCGTATTTTTCTATTGGCCGATGGTTGGAGCGGTCATTGCCTTTCAGAATTTCTCGCCGATGAAAGGCATATGGGGCAGCGAATGGGTCGGCCTGGACCACTTTTACGCGTTCGTCAATGGTCATTATTTCTGGCGGTTGCTGCGTAATACGCTGCTGCTGAGCGCTTACTCTCTTTTGTTCGAGTTTACGGCACCTCTCTTACTCGCCTTGCTCATCAATGAGGTGCGCAGCCGCCTCTTCAGGAATGTTGTCCAGACAGTCGCGTACATGCCCTATTTTGTTTCATTGATCGTCGTCTGCGGCATTGTGAAGGATCTGACCAGAAGCGACGGGCTCGTGAATCTCGTCTACACGTTTATAAGCGGAACGGACGGCCAGGATATGCTTCAGCAGCCCGGCCTTTTCCGGGGCGTCTATGTACTGTCGGAAATTTGGCAGCGGGCAGGGTGGGAATCGATTATTTACATGGCGGCGCTAACCGCGATTGATCCGAAGCAATACGAGGCCGCCCGCATCGACGGCGCAAGTCGGCTGCGTCAGATGTGGAGCATCACGCTGCCCGGTCTTGCACCGACGATTATCATCATGCTGATCCTGCGGCTCGGGAACATGCTCGAGGTCGGCTACGAGAAAATCATCCTGCTCTACAACCCCGTTACCTACGAGACGGCGGATGTGATCTCCACCTTCGTGTATCGAAAAGGGCTGATCGATTTCGACTGGAGCTTCAGCTCCGCGGTCGGTCTCTTTAATTCCGTGATTAATTTGGCCATACTCCTGTTTGCGAATGCCTTGAGCCGCAGAGTGAGCCGAAACAGTTTATGGTAA